GACTTTTCCCCTTTTTTTCCTGTTTGGTTGGTGGCATTTTGGATTTGGCCCTAAATTATTGGCTGTGCATGTTAATTtcttttgattttgataaagaTTTTTACTGGGTTCAGTTGAAATTATCTTGGTGCCAATGTCGGTGCGCTTATATGGTCTCTAACTTGGTTACTATTTCTTAATGGGGATTGTTTTATAATTACTAATAAATTTTTCGGCCTATCTTCTCATGCTTTTccttcctttttttttaaaaaaaatatattttttcagtTTCAGAAATTTGAATTATTACCTAATTTCATGTTTCACCTGTGTATTGCAGAACTTAGGAAACTAAACAGAACATTGTTAGCTCTTTGTTGCCATTGTTAATTATATTTTGTTCTGAGGGAATTTATATTCTTCAGACGTGGGAGGACTGATGTAGCTGTTGAAATAAACCTAAAAAATATTGAGATGGATTTCAGTCAATTAATTAGATTTTCATTGCTTGTTTGAATGCTGTGCAGCTAGGTCAACTTCTTTTGTCGGCAGTAGTTTACATGGCTAGTTAAATTGTAGGAGTTTCTTGCCGTGTGCTTACATGATATCTTAATCTTGTGCAGGTGCAGTAATTTGCTGCAACGTCCTCCTTTGACATAGCAGTTTAGGCGAAATATAGTAATGTAAGATGTTGCAGCGGCAAATTATGTTGAAGCAGCTGCAGGAACTGCAGAGGAGGGGACAGCTTCAGGAGTTGGGTGATGCTAGAGACCAGAATTATATAAATCCGCTGTCACCGTTAAAACAAGCTTCAGGTGGTCAGTTTCCACCCGCTGCCAATGAGACACCTGTTCTTGATTCATCACAAATGTTTATGGTTGGTAACATGAGAATGATGCAACATGGTGATTCTGGTGTTTTTCCAAGATCGCCTAATGGATCGGTTCTTTCGCAAAGTCAAAATCTTGGTGTTGGCCATGTGGGCATGTCTCAGCCACAGTTGGACATGTATTTATATGGAACTCCTGCTACAAATTGtgacaaaaatttaaataactgTCCTTACCTCCAAGGTCCAACAACCAATCTGTTGTCCAAGAACAGTAGTATCTCATTAGGAATGTCTGCCTTGCAATCGTCAACCTTCGGCAATGTATTTATGAGTCAACAGTGTGATTTATCCTCTGATCAGATTAATGCGCCTAATGGGTCATTACTGCCCAATCAAATTTTCCAAAGGAATTTGTTTCAGCAAATTCCTGTTCAAAGTATAAACAGGGGAAATTTAGCTGGTAGCTATCCCGAAAAAGGAAATACAAAACCAAGCAATGCATTGACTCTGGAAACTGAGGAGAGGTGTGAAGATGCCAGCTGGCATGGACTTTCTGCCAGAAAAAATTCAAATCTTGGTCAGTCTTCTTTAGATCCTCTGGAACAGAAGATCTTGTACAATGCTGATGACCACAGCTGGGAATCTTCATTTAGCAGAAACAGCAATATAGGCACCGGAGGCTGCACTGTGGAGAACACTTCTTATATGGATGCATTGTCTTCTACTCAAAATGGTAGCTGGAGTGCTCTGATGCAGTCTGCTGTGGCTGAAACTTCTAGCAGTGATACCGGCTTGCAAGAAGAGTGGAGTGGATTGAGTTTCCAGAATCCTGGACCTTCAGTTGATAATCAACCCACAAATTTCTTTGATTGTGACAAGCAGCATAATAATTGGGTTGATGGAAACTCACCAAATGTCGTCTCTCCAAGTTTTAAACAGGAAAACCTGACTCGGAATTCCGATAGGACTTGCATTTACCCTGGTTTTCAGCAGTCAGATCACCAGCATCTCAGACAGCAAGAGGAATTTCACTCCGAGTTTTCGCATACTTCCAATCAGATCTCTTCTACATATACAAGCCAGTTGGCTGATTATAGCTCTCAGCTGAAGCATATGACTGGTGTGAGTTATCTGATCCAAACATCTTTACCTTCGTCAAATATTTGGCCTGGTCAGCGTAAGGAGCACATGACAAGTGATGAAAATCAGTCTCACGTTCTGTTGCAAAATAATGACAACCAGGCCAACAACGATTTCTCAGGTAATATGTACTATATTGTCATTATTTGGTTTATAGGTGGTGACTCCTAGCAAAATTATTGCTGAGGTTTGGATCCTTACATAGTTAATTATCAAGAAGCCATTTGATGCTTTGATTCTTTTGTGGCAAATATAAGAATTGAAAGCATTTAAAAAAGTTATAAACCTAACCTTTTCATGaccataatttatttatgctttgaatGACGACATTCTGTGAGAAGCAAAATATCAGTTTCAAAGAAGAATCCTTATGAGAGATCTTAATGTCTTGCAGGTCAGGATTTGAGAGGCACTTCATGGCTTGATGGGAGTGCATCATATCACGTGTCTTGCGGTGTTCAAAAGCCATTTGATGACGTAATAATGGAAATTTGGTTTATCAAGACCCGTTATGCTGGGATTTATTTCCTGAATGGTATTCGGTAATTCTGTTATTCTCTTGTTGTAGGCAAACCAGCTCAATGTTCCCAGGTATTCAACAGAATCAGAGAAGTTGGTTCCTGGACATGATGTTGAGCCCATATCAGCTTTCCTAAGTTCTCCGGGTTTTTACAGTCAGGGTGCGGCTGCTCAGAGGTGCGTATCTTCAAGATGTTGGAATTTTTTACGTTATTTATGCTTGCTGTGGTGGAAAAATATCTGAGAATGTAACAAGATGAAACTACATCTCCTGTCTCTAATACTCATCTGCTTTTTTCTTCTGCTATACATTTTCTGATAATTTATTGGAATTTTGGTGATTTCTTTGCTGCAGTGAAAATATGCTCGGCCTACTTAATAAGGATGACATATCAGATGATCAGACACCTGGAGTACATTGGAACTCGAAAGTCTCAATTCCCAATGAATTGCCATTAACTGAAACTTCTACTGCACCTTTTTTTATACCATGCAACATGGCTCCTGTTTCGCAAGACTTTGACTTGGGACTCTGCCCCACAGTTCCCTGGACTCCTCAACCATGCTCATTTTTCCCATCTTTGTCAGCGGTGGGTTTAACTGCTATTATGCGAATCTCAATGGTCCACCGAGATGTGAACACAATTTTCTATTTGATTTATCAGCATTTGACCATAGTGCTTTATGTGCTTTTAGAAATGATGTTAATCTCCTATATGCAGGGGACCTCGACTGCAACCTCTTCTTCAGTTCGTACTGCGAAGGATATTGtaaaaaatcaaaatccaaCACCACCATTGCAAAGTAACATGGCCACTAATTTTCCTACCGTAAGTGCTGCTGATGCGCAAGAATATTCCCATGGGAAAATTTCTCGTTCTGATGACCCTGAATTCCCTCTGTTGGACAAGCTTCCAGTCCCTCAAAGTGTAATGACGtctactccaaaatcattataCTACTCCCGTTTGTTTCAGTCCCTTGATTCAGTGACTAGCAGTCGAGAGAACGGGTCAGAGGTCCTAAATGATCAGCCCAACCAAAGTTCTTTTAAACATGAAAACAATAAACAAGAATCGTTACCGTGTTTGGGGAAATCTAAAGATTATGAACAGCAGTTGGAAAAACGAAGTTCTCTCCACCAAAGCTTAACTGAGATAAACAACTCAACGACAAGCGGCAGCGCTGGCAAGCAAGAGATTTTGAGAAAGCAGTACTTAGAAGCAGATGCTGCATCTGGTCCAGTGGTGACTCACACACATCAGCAGACCTGTAATCAAGCAAGTTATGTGGACAAACAAACCCTCGCTGTTCCTGCCAGAGATATGAGAGCCCTTGGTTTGGATCAAAATTCCTCCCTGCTGCACCCAATGCATCCTCCAATTAATGCTGACACTGACAATGGTCTGAGTTTGCCACTTAAATATGACAACTCTTATTACCAGCAGGCCATTGTCGATGCAAGGGAGCTTTTTTTTAGTGGGCATAAGTCAGGTGTTGAAGATGTTGTGAAAGGTGACCTGAATTTTGTACCGCAGCTTGGTGCATCTTTTACTGGGGATAATAAGGGATGTAACCTCTCACCAGAGGTTCAAGGACATCTGTTAGGCAAAGCTTCATCATCGACGTACTGGCAAAATATCCAACAGATGGAGGCGATTGGCCAAAATGGTACTCAGAGACGATCCATTGGGAGCAATGAAGCTTCTTGTGTCACATATGGTTCGCAGATTAGTTTGCAAATGGCTCCAACCTGGTTTAAGCATTATGGAACCTTTAAGAACGAACAGAGATTACAAGTCTGTGATCCAAACACAGCATTTAACGTCGGAAAACCACTTACTGGAATGACTCTTGGAAACTTGCAAAAAAGTAGTTTGATGATGCCAGCAAATTCAGCCAACCCTAGTCAAGGAACCTGTGTGTGGCCATCTACAGATATCAACTTGATTGAGGGAAAACAATTATCATCCCCTATTGTGTTGCCGTCAGATGTCATTCATCaaaatttattgttttcaatgcCAAAGAAGCGCAAAATTGTTGCATTCGACATGGTGTCGTGGCATAAAGAAGTAAATCACGAACAGTCAAACCTTCAAGATACTAGGTATGTATATTTACAGTCATTCGAAAATAAATGTCATTTTCTGCTAATTGAATGTCTATTTAAAGACTAGATCAATTTTGGTGCCTTCGCTAGCGTTGCCGCCCTCAGCTTTCCAAGGGAAGAAGCAAATGAATGACTTTTGGCTGCATTTTTATGTTCTAGTTAATAGTTAATACATGATAGCCTATTTTCTTTATTGGCTTTCCTTAATTAACCAATTATTAATTTGAAACTGAACAATGTTATACATATTATCTTAACATTCTCTTTTTAAATCCCTCTATGCTAGCAGCACAGCTGAGTTAGAATGGGCGCAAGCCTCAAATAGAAGACTACAGGAGGTGAGACAAGTTAATGAATacgttaaaattttaacatgctcttgcaattaaaaatccatccaTAATTAAAAATCCATCCATAATGCCATTTCCTCAAACACCACCAGGTGAAAAATGATGTAGAAATTGTTGAAGATGCATTCCCGTTTGTTCCAGCAAAAAGAAGGCTAATATTCACAACAGAGCTAATGCAAAAGGTCTTTAAACCTGCGCCTGCAGCTATTCTCTGTGCAGATGCCTGTTCAAACTATGATTGTGTCGTATATTCTGCTGCCAGATTAGCATTAGGAGATGTCTGCAGCTTGATTGGTCAATTATCATCAGAGACCAATGTTGTGTAAGGGTTTCTCTACGAATTTTATGCCTCTTTGTTAACCTTTCCTCGCGAAGGCCTAAAATATCGAGATTTAGATCTTGAGCAGTtatttttcttgttcaactgtGTTCAGGTCACCCGACAAGCAAAAGACTTCAATGAAAACAAATGGTTGTGGTTTCATGAAAGTGGTGGAAAGTTTAATATATCGAGTGAACAAACTTGATGGTGATTTATCGAGGTAGGAATCCAATTTTTTCTTggatacatttttatttttagattgGCATGAATATGTTGTGAAGTCATCTTGACTTTAAAGCCTGATGCTGAAGACTCAAAGTGTGTACACTGTTTGCTTATATGTTATCTAATTGCAATCTGATTTTTTGTCTATGAGCTTAATTGTAAAGAAACTAACCATGTGTACACCCTGGTCACCTAAAAAAAAGGTTGTGTATATGAATGTTCATTTGGTGCAGTCTAAACTTGTAGCTCAACGAGTTAAAATTCTCTTTTCTGAGCTACAGTCTTGTAGCTTAAAGTAGTCAGTTTTCTTATATTATTTGGGAAAGCTAATTTATGTGCATTTGATATGCAGACTGCACAAAACTTCATTATTTGCGGACATCAAAGTGGAAAACCAAGAATTGGAGAAAATATCTATAATAAACCGTTTTGCAAAGTTCCACATCAAAACTCAGTCAAGCACAATTGATCCAGCTACATCTTCTAGCAAACCAATTGTACAAAGAACAAACATCCAAAGATATGTAATGGCACTTCCAATGCCTAGAACAGTACCAGAAGGCATAGATTGTCTTTCCTTATGATCTTGGAGAAATCAAAACTAACCATCCAGTTCC
The sequence above is a segment of the Primulina tabacum isolate GXHZ01 chromosome 6, ASM2559414v2, whole genome shotgun sequence genome. Coding sequences within it:
- the LOC142549765 gene encoding uncharacterized protein LOC142549765 isoform X2, yielding MLQRQIMLKQLQELQRRGQLQELGDARDQNYINPLSPLKQASGGQFPPAANETPVLDSSQMFMVGNMRMMQHGDSGVFPRSPNGSVLSQSQNLGVGHVGMSQPQLDMYLYGTPATNCDKNLNNCPYLQGPTTNLLSKNSSISLGMSALQSSTFGNVFMSQQCDLSSDQINAPNGSLLPNQIFQRNLFQQIPVQSINRGNLAGSYPEKGNTKPSNALTLETEERCEDASWHGLSARKNSNLGQSSLDPLEQKILYNADDHSWESSFSRNSNIGTGGCTVENTSYMDALSSTQNGSWSALMQSAVAETSSSDTGLQEEWSGLSFQNPGPSVDNQPTNFFDCDKQHNNWVDGNSPNVVSPSFKQENLTRNSDRTCIYPGFQQSDHQHLRQQEEFHSEFSHTSNQISSTYTSQLADYSSQLKHMTGVSYLIQTSLPSSNIWPGQRKEHMTSDENQSHVLLQNNDNQANNDFSGQDLRGTSWLDGSASYHVSCGVQKPFDDANQLNVPRYSTESEKLVPGHDVEPISAFLSSPGFYSQGAAAQSENMLGLLNKDDISDDQTPGVHWNSKVSIPNELPLTETSTAPFFIPCNMAPVSQDFDLGLCPTVPWTPQPCSFFPSLSAGTSTATSSSVRTAKDIVKNQNPTPPLQSNMATNFPTVSAADAQEYSHGKISRSDDPEFPLLDKLPVPQSVMTSTPKSLYYSRLFQSLDSVTSSRENGSEVLNDQPNQSSFKHENNKQESLPCLGKSKDYEQQLEKRSSLHQSLTEINNSTTSGSAGKQEILRKQYLEADAASGPVVTHTHQQTCNQASYVDKQTLAVPARDMRALGLDQNSSLLHPMHPPINADTDNGLSLPLKYDNSYYQQAIVDARELFFSGHKSGVEDVVKGDLNFVPQLGASFTGDNKGCNLSPEVQGHLLGKASSSTYWQNIQQMEAIGQNGTQRRSIGSNEASCVTYGSQISLQMAPTWFKHYGTFKNEQRLQVCDPNTAFNVGKPLTGMTLGNLQKSSLMMPANSANPSQGTCVWPSTDINLIEGKQLSSPIVLPSDVIHQNLLFSMPKKRKIVAFDMVSWHKEVNHEQSNLQDTSTAELEWAQASNRRLQEVKNDVEIVEDAFPFVPAKRRLIFTTELMQKVFKPAPAAILCADACSNYDCVVYSAARLALGDVCSLIGQLSSETNVVSPDKQKTSMKTNGCGFMKVVESLIYRVNKLDGDLSRLHKTSLFADIKVENQELEKISIINRFAKFHIKTQSSTIDPATSSSKPIVQRTNIQRYVMALPMPRTVPEGIDCLSL
- the LOC142549765 gene encoding uncharacterized protein LOC142549765 isoform X3, whose translation is MLQRQIMLKQLQELQRRGQLQELGDARDQNYINPLSPLKQASGGQFPPAANETPVLDSSQMFMVGNMRMMQHGDSGVFPRSPNGSVLSQSQNLGVGHVGMSQPQLDMYLYGTPATNCDKNLNNCPYLQGPTTNLLSKNSSISLGMSALQSSTFGNVFMSQQCDLSSDQINAPNGSLLPNQIFQRNLFQQIPVQSINRGNLAGSYPEKGNTKPSNALTLETEERCEDASWHGLSARKNSNLGQSSLDPLEQKILYNADDHSWESSFSRNSNIGTGGCTVENTSYMDALSSTQNGSWSALMQSAVAETSSSDTGLQEEWSGLSFQNPGPSVDNQPTNFFDCDKQHNNWVDGNSPNVVSPSFKQENLTRNSDRTCIYPGFQQSDHQHLRQQEEFHSEFSHTSNQISSTYTSQLADYSSQLKHMTGVSYLIQTSLPSSNIWPGQRKEHMTSDENQSHVLLQNNDNQANNDFSGQDLRGTSWLDGSASYHVSCGVQKPFDDANQLNVPRYSTESEKLVPGHDVEPISAFLSSPGFYSQGAAAQSENMLGLLNKDDISDDQTPGVHWNSKVSIPNELPLTETSTAPFFIPCNMAPVSQDFDLGLCPTVPWTPQPCSFFPSLSAGTSTATSSSVRTAKDIVKNQNPTPPLQSNMATNFPTVSAADAQEYSHGKISRSDDPEFPLLDKLPVPQSVMTSTPKSLYYSRLFQSLDSVTSSRENGSEVLNDQPNQSSFKHENNKQESLPCLGKSKDYEQQLEKRSSLHQSLTEINNSTTSGSAGKQEILRKQYLEADAASGPVVTHTHQQTCNQASYVDKQTLAVPARDMRALGLDQNSSLLHPMHPPINADTDNGLSLPLKYDNSYYQQAIVDARELFFSGHKSGVEDVVKGDLNFVPQLGASFTGDNKGCNLSPEVQGHLLGKASSSTYWQNIQQMEAIGQNGTQRRSIGSNEASCVTYGSQISLQMAPTWFKHYGTFKNEQRLQVCDPNTAFNVGKPLTGMTLGNLQKSSLMMPANSANPSQGTCVWPSTDINLIEGKQLSSPIVLPSDVIHQNLLFSMPKKRKIVAFDMVSWHKEVNHEQSNLQDTSSTAELEWAQASNRRLQEVKNDVEIVEDAFPFVPAKRRLIFTTELMQKISIRRCLQLDWSIIIRDQCCVTRQAKDFNENKWLWFHESGGKFNISSEQT
- the LOC142549765 gene encoding uncharacterized protein LOC142549765 isoform X4; the encoded protein is MLQRQIMLKQLQELQRRGQLQELGDARDQNYINPLSPLKQASGGQFPPAANETPVLDSSQMFMVGNMRMMQHGDSGVFPRSPNGSVLSQSQNLGVGHVGMSQPQLDMYLYGTPATNCDKNLNNCPYLQGPTTNLLSKNSSISLGMSALQSSTFGNVFMSQQCDLSSDQINAPNGSLLPNQIFQRNLFQQIPVQSINRGNLAGSYPEKGNTKPSNALTLETEERCEDASWHGLSARKNSNLGQSSLDPLEQKILYNADDHSWESSFSRNSNIGTGGCTVENTSYMDALSSTQNGSWSALMQSAVAETSSSDTGLQEEWSGLSFQNPGPSVDNQPTNFFDCDKQHNNWVDGNSPNVVSPSFKQENLTRNSDRTCIYPGFQQSDHQHLRQQEEFHSEFSHTSNQISSTYTSQLADYSSQLKHMTGVSYLIQTSLPSSNIWPGQRKEHMTSDENQSHVLLQNNDNQANNDFSGQDLRGTSWLDGSASYHVSCGVQKPFDDANQLNVPRYSTESEKLVPGHDVEPISAFLSSPGFYSQGAAAQSENMLGLLNKDDISDDQTPGVHWNSKVSIPNELPLTETSTAPFFIPCNMAPVSQDFDLGLCPTVPWTPQPCSFFPSLSAGTSTATSSSVRTAKDIVKNQNPTPPLQSNMATNFPTVSAADAQEYSHGKISRSDDPEFPLLDKLPVPQSVMTSTPKSLYYSRLFQSLDSVTSSRENGSEVLNDQPNQSSFKHENNKQESLPCLGKSKDYEQQLEKRSSLHQSLTEINNSTTSGSAGKQEILRKQYLEADAASGPVVTHTHQQTCNQASYVDKQTLAVPARDMRALGLDQNSSLLHPMHPPINADTDNGLSLPLKYDNSYYQQAIVDARELFFSGHKSGVEDVVKGDLNFVPQLGASFTGDNKGCNLSPEVQGHLLGKASSSTYWQNIQQMEAIGQNGTQRRSIGSNEASCVTYGSQISLQMAPTWFKHYGTFKNEQRLQVCDPNTAFNVGKPLTGMTLGNLQKSSLMMPANSANPSQGTCVWPSTDINLIEGKQLSSPIVLPSDVIHQNLLFSMPKKRKIVAFDMVSWHKEVNHEQSNLQDTSTAELEWAQASNRRLQEVKNDVEIVEDAFPFVPAKRRLIFTTELMQKISIRRCLQLDWSIIIRDQCCVTRQAKDFNENKWLWFHESGGKFNISSEQT
- the LOC142549765 gene encoding uncharacterized protein LOC142549765 isoform X1, with the translated sequence MLQRQIMLKQLQELQRRGQLQELGDARDQNYINPLSPLKQASGGQFPPAANETPVLDSSQMFMVGNMRMMQHGDSGVFPRSPNGSVLSQSQNLGVGHVGMSQPQLDMYLYGTPATNCDKNLNNCPYLQGPTTNLLSKNSSISLGMSALQSSTFGNVFMSQQCDLSSDQINAPNGSLLPNQIFQRNLFQQIPVQSINRGNLAGSYPEKGNTKPSNALTLETEERCEDASWHGLSARKNSNLGQSSLDPLEQKILYNADDHSWESSFSRNSNIGTGGCTVENTSYMDALSSTQNGSWSALMQSAVAETSSSDTGLQEEWSGLSFQNPGPSVDNQPTNFFDCDKQHNNWVDGNSPNVVSPSFKQENLTRNSDRTCIYPGFQQSDHQHLRQQEEFHSEFSHTSNQISSTYTSQLADYSSQLKHMTGVSYLIQTSLPSSNIWPGQRKEHMTSDENQSHVLLQNNDNQANNDFSGQDLRGTSWLDGSASYHVSCGVQKPFDDANQLNVPRYSTESEKLVPGHDVEPISAFLSSPGFYSQGAAAQSENMLGLLNKDDISDDQTPGVHWNSKVSIPNELPLTETSTAPFFIPCNMAPVSQDFDLGLCPTVPWTPQPCSFFPSLSAGTSTATSSSVRTAKDIVKNQNPTPPLQSNMATNFPTVSAADAQEYSHGKISRSDDPEFPLLDKLPVPQSVMTSTPKSLYYSRLFQSLDSVTSSRENGSEVLNDQPNQSSFKHENNKQESLPCLGKSKDYEQQLEKRSSLHQSLTEINNSTTSGSAGKQEILRKQYLEADAASGPVVTHTHQQTCNQASYVDKQTLAVPARDMRALGLDQNSSLLHPMHPPINADTDNGLSLPLKYDNSYYQQAIVDARELFFSGHKSGVEDVVKGDLNFVPQLGASFTGDNKGCNLSPEVQGHLLGKASSSTYWQNIQQMEAIGQNGTQRRSIGSNEASCVTYGSQISLQMAPTWFKHYGTFKNEQRLQVCDPNTAFNVGKPLTGMTLGNLQKSSLMMPANSANPSQGTCVWPSTDINLIEGKQLSSPIVLPSDVIHQNLLFSMPKKRKIVAFDMVSWHKEVNHEQSNLQDTSSTAELEWAQASNRRLQEVKNDVEIVEDAFPFVPAKRRLIFTTELMQKVFKPAPAAILCADACSNYDCVVYSAARLALGDVCSLIGQLSSETNVVSPDKQKTSMKTNGCGFMKVVESLIYRVNKLDGDLSRLHKTSLFADIKVENQELEKISIINRFAKFHIKTQSSTIDPATSSSKPIVQRTNIQRYVMALPMPRTVPEGIDCLSL